A genome region from Thermomonospora amylolytica includes the following:
- a CDS encoding ATP-binding protein, whose amino-acid sequence MRASSVVLLPHAPSSVAVARKRLCSELLASGVRSGVVDDAAVIISELLSNALRHARPLPSGQVRVSWIRTGDAIEVAVSDGGAMTEPRRGRPTLSSLGGRGLGIVEALAEHWGVRHEPGCTTVWAVLNAPRNAPAHGGSVPKLAQTAAFTDDDTGVVGSTARLNHTRLAGG is encoded by the coding sequence GTGAGGGCGTCGAGCGTCGTACTGCTGCCGCACGCGCCGTCGAGCGTCGCGGTCGCCCGTAAGCGCCTCTGCTCCGAGCTGCTGGCCTCCGGAGTGCGTTCCGGGGTGGTGGACGACGCGGCGGTGATCATCAGCGAGCTGCTCAGCAACGCGCTCCGGCACGCCAGGCCGCTGCCGTCCGGCCAGGTCCGGGTGAGCTGGATCCGCACCGGCGACGCCATCGAGGTCGCGGTCAGCGACGGGGGCGCGATGACCGAGCCCCGCCGCGGCCGGCCCACCCTGTCCTCGCTCGGCGGACGCGGCCTCGGCATCGTGGAGGCCCTCGCCGAACACTGGGGCGTGCGCCACGAGCCCGGCTGCACCACCGTCTGGGCCGTCCTCAACGCCCCCCGCAACGCCCCCGCGCACGGCGGCTCCGTGCCCAAGCTCGCCCAGACCGCGGCCTTCACCGACGACGACACCGGGGTCGTGGGCTCCACCGCCCGCCTCAACCACACCCGCCTCGCCGGCGGCTGA